The following proteins are encoded in a genomic region of Synechococcus sp. ROS8604:
- a CDS encoding c-type cytochrome — protein sequence MRFLLSAAFALLLVLSLPIRAMASDTVRGGQIFNTNCAACHAGGGNIVKSERTLRQADLEAFLPNYVTGHETGIVAQVTYGRNAMPAFLDVLSENEIADVAAYVEDQASHGWS from the coding sequence ATGCGTTTTTTGCTATCTGCTGCTTTTGCTTTGCTGCTGGTCTTAAGCCTGCCAATTCGTGCGATGGCTTCTGACACCGTGAGGGGTGGTCAGATTTTTAATACCAATTGCGCCGCATGCCATGCCGGCGGTGGAAATATTGTGAAGAGTGAGCGGACATTGCGGCAGGCCGACCTTGAAGCTTTTCTCCCCAACTACGTGACTGGGCATGAGACCGGAATCGTGGCTCAGGTCACCTACGGGCGTAACGCAATGCCAGCATTTTTGGATGTCCTCAGTGAAAATGAAATTGCCGATGTTGCGGCTTACGTTGAAGATCAAGCCAGTCATGGCTGGAGTTAG
- a CDS encoding DUF3721 domain-containing protein, producing the protein MSLLVLTTPSMALAMGEEPSPSKLGTAPIKAMYDTKAEAEEAATLFNCKGAHQMGAKWMPCNSHNHGPHADH; encoded by the coding sequence ATGAGCTTGCTGGTTTTGACAACTCCGTCCATGGCTCTAGCGATGGGGGAAGAGCCCTCCCCATCGAAACTCGGCACTGCGCCCATCAAAGCGATGTATGACACCAAGGCAGAGGCAGAGGAGGCCGCAACCTTGTTCAACTGCAAAGGCGCCCATCAGATGGGGGCGAAATGGATGCCTTGCAATTCCCATAACCATGGCCCTCATGCAGATCACTGA
- a CDS encoding metal ABC transporter permease — translation MTFLLEPLQHAFMVRALLISATVGGVCGLLSCYMTLKGWALMGDAVSHSVLPGVILAYALGLPFSVGAFVFGVGSVATIGFVKQKSRIKEDTVIGLVFTGFFALGLVLVSKTRSNIDLTHILFGNVLGISIADIQQTMLISALVTAVLLLFRRDLLLFCFDPTHARSIGINTGVLHYLLLSVLSLAAVAGLQTVGIILVVAMLVTPGATAYLLTDRFDRMSWLAIGSSILSSILGVYTSYWTDSSTAGCIVLVQTGLFLIAFLFAPKHGILRHRFASSMSI, via the coding sequence ATCACATTTCTGCTTGAGCCTCTTCAGCACGCCTTCATGGTGCGGGCTTTGCTGATCAGTGCCACCGTCGGTGGCGTCTGTGGTCTCCTCTCTTGCTATATGACCCTGAAGGGTTGGGCTTTGATGGGTGATGCTGTTTCGCATTCTGTCTTGCCAGGGGTGATCTTGGCCTATGCATTAGGGCTACCTTTTTCGGTTGGGGCCTTTGTCTTTGGTGTGGGATCAGTGGCCACGATTGGTTTCGTTAAGCAGAAATCTCGAATCAAGGAAGACACCGTGATTGGCCTCGTGTTTACAGGCTTTTTCGCTCTGGGGCTGGTGTTGGTCTCGAAGACTCGTAGCAATATTGACCTCACACATATTCTTTTTGGCAATGTGCTTGGCATCTCTATTGCAGATATCCAACAAACCATGCTGATTTCAGCCCTTGTAACGGCTGTTCTTTTGTTGTTTCGTCGTGATCTGCTTCTGTTTTGTTTTGACCCTACGCATGCACGCTCGATTGGCATTAATACCGGCGTTCTCCACTATTTGCTTCTCTCTGTTCTTTCTCTAGCGGCGGTTGCTGGCTTGCAAACCGTAGGCATTATTTTGGTCGTTGCCATGTTGGTGACTCCTGGAGCTACCGCTTATTTACTCACCGATCGCTTTGATCGAATGAGTTGGTTGGCGATAGGAAGCAGCATCCTTTCAAGCATTCTTGGGGTTTATACAAGCTATTGGACGGATAGTTCCACCGCTGGTTGCATCGTTCTTGTACAGACCGGTTTGTTCTTGATTGCGTTCCTCTTTGCTCCTAAGCATGGAATTTTGCGCCATCGATTCGCATCCTCAATGTCAATTTGA